One window of Candidatus Polarisedimenticolia bacterium genomic DNA carries:
- the selD gene encoding selenide, water dikinase SelD, giving the protein MRIGSRVRLVEFSSSGGUAAKLSPEDLREIVKGLEPAGDPNVLVGFGTADDAGVYRLDGGRALVQTVDFITPVVDDPEVYGQIAAANALSDVYAMGGVPITALNICCFPGKGLERSVLAAILRGGAEKVREAGAALVGGHTVQDDELKYGLSVTGLVDPARIIRNSSARPGDALVLTKPIGTGAIISAYRERKVSDATLRAALSEMTRLNAAASRLMLEYGATAGTDITGFGILGHALEMAEGSGVGIRLDAKAIPRYDESLELIRNGIGTRTTRCNLRLARPHMNSVGELSEELLTLLADPQTSGGLLIALPAERADALVAAARAAGETHASRVGEVFPASPPVLEIIGS; this is encoded by the coding sequence ATGAGAATCGGCAGCCGGGTGCGGCTGGTAGAGTTCTCCTCGTCCGGCGGTTGAGCGGCCAAGCTCAGTCCGGAGGACTTGAGGGAAATCGTGAAAGGGCTTGAGCCGGCCGGTGATCCGAATGTCCTGGTAGGGTTCGGAACCGCCGACGACGCAGGAGTCTACCGTCTCGACGGTGGCCGGGCCCTGGTGCAGACGGTGGATTTCATCACCCCGGTGGTGGACGACCCCGAGGTCTACGGGCAAATCGCGGCCGCCAACGCCTTGTCCGACGTCTACGCCATGGGAGGGGTCCCGATCACGGCCTTGAATATCTGCTGCTTTCCCGGCAAGGGGCTGGAACGCTCGGTGCTCGCCGCAATCCTGCGGGGCGGCGCCGAGAAGGTGCGCGAGGCCGGGGCCGCACTGGTGGGCGGACATACCGTGCAGGACGACGAGCTGAAATATGGCCTGTCGGTCACCGGGCTGGTCGATCCGGCGCGCATCATCCGGAATTCCAGCGCCCGGCCGGGCGACGCGCTGGTCTTGACCAAGCCGATCGGCACGGGAGCCATCATCAGCGCTTACCGGGAGCGCAAGGTGAGCGATGCCACGCTGCGCGCGGCTCTCTCGGAGATGACCCGCCTGAACGCCGCAGCTTCCCGTCTGATGCTCGAATACGGGGCCACGGCCGGCACCGACATTACCGGCTTCGGCATTCTCGGGCATGCCCTGGAGATGGCGGAGGGGAGCGGGGTGGGAATCCGCCTGGACGCGAAGGCAATTCCCCGCTACGACGAGTCGCTGGAGCTGATCCGCAACGGCATCGGGACGCGCACCACGCGCTGCAATCTGCGTCTCGCCCGGCCGCATATGAACAGCGTCGGCGAGCTCTCCGAGGAGCTCTTGACGCTTTTGGCCGATCCGCAGACTTCCGGGGGTCTCTTGATTGCCCTTCCGGCTGAAAGAGCCGATGCCCTGGTCGCGGCGGCGCGCGCGGCCGGGGAAACGCACGCCTCACGAGTCGGGGAAGTCTTCCCCGCCTCTCCCCCGGTCCTGGAGATCATCGGCTCCTGA